The segment TTCGAAGATCTGCATCGTGTCCGGCTCACCGGTCCAAAATGCGCCGCCATGCGTTCGCCTTGCCTGACCCTCTTTTTCAAGCTGCTCTAAGTCTCGTCGGATCGTCGATTCGCTAACCTCTAGCGCCGCTGCCAGCTCGCCAAGCGATGCAAAACCGCGTGCTTGAACCATCTCTCGCAGCCGCTCGCGACGCGTTTCGCTCGTTAATTGGCCAGCCACAGGGGACCTCCTAGGTCATCAACTTTCGACTGCTGACAGTTTTCTCTCACGAGTGACAGAAAGCAATCACCCGAACCAGGATTTGAGAGATTTTCTTCAAATTTTCGTTTGTTGCCCGCAATCGACCCACGCACATGGGGCAGGTACGCTAATTTCGACGTGACGAACTCCCAAATCTCGAGGGCGAAAAAGAGGCATCAATGACGGTATTGAACGGAAAGCGGGCGATTGTCACCGGTTCATCACGAGGAATCGGGCGAGGAATTGCCCTGCAATTGGCTGCCCAAGGCGCCGAAGTCATCATTAATTTTCGCAGCCACCCGGACGAAGCGGCAGACGTGGTTGCCCAGTGCGAAGCGGTCGGTGGAAAAGCTCACATGATCGCGGCCGATCTTGGCATTCAATCCGAAGTCGAGCGTTTGGTGGCCGAATCGGCAGACTTGATGGGGGGACTGGATATCGTCGTCAGCAATGCCGCTTACAGCGATCGCCACTTGATGCTGGAATCGGATTTGAATGAATTCCACAAGACGATCGACATCAGCATGTGGGGCGCGTTTTATCTGGTGCGAAGCAGCGCCAGATTGATGGTCGAAGCAGAAAACGGCGGCAACATCGTTGTCATCAGCAGCCCCCACGCTCACATGGCGATCCCCGGCGCGATGGCCTACAACATGGCCAAAGCCGCGAACGACCAAATGGGAAAAACCGCCGCCTGCGAACTGGCCCAGCACGGCATTCGCGTCAACATCATTCACCCAGGCTGGACGGACACTCCCGGCGAACGAAAGTTCTTTTCCGAAGAAACGCTGGCAACCGAAGCTGCAAAGCTGCCACTCGGACGACTTGGTGCTGCCGAAGAAATTGGCCGTGGCGTGGTGTTCCTTTGCGATCCGGCCAGCCAGTACATTACTGGCAGCACATTGACCATCGACGGCGGAATTCAATTGCCGTGGCGAGAAATGTATCGCACAAAAGAGAGGCCATCGGGCGTTTCTTGACCCACTTTCAATGTTTTCTAAAACTACTTCAACGCGTGGCGCAATGCGACGCGCGTCGGAGTTTTTCAATACGAGGCCGAACCTTGCAAAGCAGCAGTTGGCCTACACAACGCCTTAATGAACGCGGAACGAAGGTTGAATGATGGAATCTTGGCCTCTTGGTGTATTTGCCTCGGTCGACGCCGGCCTCGGCGTCGCTTGGAATGTGATCTCGGAATTGAAAGTTCCCACGATACAGCTCCATGCACCCAATCCTGACAAACGAAACACGGCATCAGCGCAATCGCTTGCCGACCAATTGGCCGACATGGGCGTTCGCTGCACGGCGGTTTTTGGTGGGTTTGACGGCGAAAGCTATGCAGACATCCCAACGGTTGTGAAGACGATCGGCTTGGTCCCTGAATCAACACGTCCAGCGCGACTGCAGGAGATGAAAGACATCTCCGACTTCACGAAAGCACTCGGCTGCGACGCGATCGCACTGCACCTTGGCTTTGTCCCCGAAGGCCCTTCGGCCGATGGCTA is part of the Rubripirellula reticaptiva genome and harbors:
- a CDS encoding SDR family NAD(P)-dependent oxidoreductase, producing MTVLNGKRAIVTGSSRGIGRGIALQLAAQGAEVIINFRSHPDEAADVVAQCEAVGGKAHMIAADLGIQSEVERLVAESADLMGGLDIVVSNAAYSDRHLMLESDLNEFHKTIDISMWGAFYLVRSSARLMVEAENGGNIVVISSPHAHMAIPGAMAYNMAKAANDQMGKTAACELAQHGIRVNIIHPGWTDTPGERKFFSEETLATEAAKLPLGRLGAAEEIGRGVVFLCDPASQYITGSTLTIDGGIQLPWREMYRTKERPSGVS